The window tcagtgagatttttcatgctttacatgaaaatattaagcagcacaacagttttcaatattgataataataagaaatgtttcaaatCGGTAAactagaattatttctgaaggatcatgtgacagattggagtaatgatgctgaaaattcagctgtgcatcaaagtaattacatttaaaaaatgttaaaaatagaaaagagctatttcaaattgtattttaaatatttaagttgtattactgtttttactattgttttgatgaaataaatgaagcttgctttggtgagcattagagacttcttttaaaacataaaaaaaaatcttactgatcccaaccTAGTCAGTTTTTTTATTCAAGCATCTTTGTATTGaatattctgttttatatttctaaatgtactttttatgtatatatatattctctctCCACAGATGCACCCGATGTGTGTTATGCTGTGAAatacatatatctgtctgtctgcttaatttttggCTTCCTGCTTCTGATAACATTGATTGTTTACGGGTTGGGACGGAAAACATTTGTGATGATGTGTCTATGCAAAAACGTATAGTTTTCAGTTTATATTAACTCTGACACATatttattaaacttattttagtatttgGCATTGCTGTAAATCACTTTTAGCTCTGATTTTTGTTGATGGTTACTAAActttgatgttttgaatagtATTCATTACTTTGTGAAATGTCAAAGTTAATATGAAAGGGAAAATTTATACTTTTACCCAAtctgtgtattattattttaaaaaaatatatcatagtTTTTCTGTTAGTCCTCTGAGTTGCATAAAACCTTAAGGAAAAGGTCACAGTTTTCTACTtattactgaataaaatatatatactgtttaaCACACTTTTTCTTGAAATCAGATGAATTTACACCAAAAATCTCAAaacaaggaaaataaaataactataggTCTAtaacaatgtcatttttttatattatggtATTTCATATATCCTATTAAAGTGTCAGTGTAATAATTGTAAAGAACGAAGAACCACTAATTATAAGATATTGTGCTTTATGTGGTTTCTGTTATGAGTGGCAGggcctggatttttttttcttcttcttttcttcagTGTTCTTGTTTCTCTGTGCCCTATTTATCGTGTGGTTGCATGCAAAATGGTGATATGGACCTCACCTCATATCGGTTAATGTCCACACTTTGTCAGCAGAAAAACTTCAGTCTCAAAAGTACCGCAGTGAAACCACAAAGATGCATAATTCCAACCCCAAAGTCTGTGGTGGAAGAGCAGAATTGCTGATTTTGCTCAAATAAACTAGGACACAGCCATGTGCCACATTGCTTAGTGTTAGATCATATTAATGTGTTCAGTAATTGTTgtcttattatattaaatagataacagtatttgttttataaatcaAGAGTGCAACAGAGATGACATGATTTTGCCACTTTACTCATCCCACACAAAATTCATGTTCTCATTTGAaattctttcaagtttaaatccACCTTGAAAAGCCATGGTATCCAGTTTCtgtgaaatataatatacacaacAGTTATTAACCTTTAGTAAACAGAAAAGTtgttcagatgttaaaggttctttatggaaccatttagacaaaaaaaaaggttcttttatggcatcatgaagcacctttatttttaagagtgtataagttaatattaagtaatgtacattttatagaCAGTAATGCCTGTTTCTTTGTCTGCTTtgctttaccaaaaaaaaaaaaaaactttagtaaAAGCCAATCCAGTAGTCGTAtgaacaacatgcagtaaagcATTTAATTCGGAAATTAATCTGTTTTGATTAGATTTGAACTAATCagatgagtgaatgattcaacgGCTCATTTAAAAAGTCTTCACTTGTTAGttttgtgaatgattcagtgactcactcttTGGACAGCCACTAGTTCACACCTACTGgcttaaaaatataactttcaAAAAagagtcacaaaaaaaaaaaaaaatccactgttAATACCCAAACTGTCAGAACATGCAAATACAGATACGTGTAGTGATACAAACCGAACAGTATATTAGCACTCTTTAATATATATAGGTTATATTGATTGTCATCATTTTCTTaagttgagatttatacatctgaaatctgaataaataagctttccactgatgtatggtttgttaggacagggtAATAtttgcagagatacaactatttgaaaatctggaatctgagggtgcaaaaaaatcaaagttaaataaataataaaaagctaaataaaaattattagcattgaatattactaaccaaaaattaagtttatatatatatatttacggtagaaaatttacaaaatatcttatatatttacttaatatcctaatgatttttggcataaaagaaaaattgacactttCGACCCATACCATGtctttttggctattgctacaaatatatttgtgctacttaagactggttttgtagtccagggtcacatataattgtattattatatatagttaGTAACTGTTAACAGGTATTAGGGTTTAAGGTTacatcttattttgttaaattaatgtttattaaattattttagactCATTTGCGTTATCTTGATGGTGCTTTGTATTTGTGTGAGTGACACCATGCACCTATacagtaaattaatatttagcCCACCTTGTGGAAAAGATACTTGTGAttaaatttaattcataatGTCAGTTTCTTTTTAACATCAGTATTTGTCAGGTATATTATGAAGGTAAAAACTGTAGTAATCTGGtgcattttacattattttagttaatagtaaAATTACGTTAAGTCTGTGAAACCTAAAATGCTGCCAACATATTTTTACGGTAAAGTTCTGGCAACCacgactgattttttttttttttaattttaattagaaaCGACTGTGGACAGACAGGAAAAGGTGTGTGATTTGTCACACTCAGCACATTTCTCTCAGTTTCTTTGACCTGTAAAGTCTTCAGACACCATGTATGACCTCCTTTTTCTTGTCTTGTTCTGTTTAACTTCGCCAAAAGGTAAGCTaccagtatttttatttgtttatgcgTCTCACAAAGTTGTGACTAGCAATGTAGCATTTAGGAGAGTGTTTAATTATTGACATATTTGAGGTCTGAATCCGTTTGCAGCGATGGCGGGTACAGTTTATCAGTTTCCCCCGTCAGTGAAGGTGAAAATAGGTGAAAAAGTGACCATGCACTGCCAGCTGAATGAGGTGCAGTCATTCTGTCACACAGTGGCCTGGGTGAGAGTACATCCCGTGAGTGGAATAATAAACATTCTGCAGGACTCAGACATCTCTCATCAAATTAAAGATCAGGTGGAAAACGCAGTGTGTCAGGCTTCTATTTACAATGCAAGGGTACAAGATTCAGGGATGTATTACTGCATCGCTACAGACCGTGAGCATATGTACCTTGGGAATGGCACAGCTGTCACTGTACAAGGTACTGTATCATAAACAGTTTCTCAAGGTTTTTTTGTTGATAATAAactcatgtttttattatataattatgtatcAGTCTTTTAGCTGTTTTATTGCATCAAAAATGGTGATCTTTCTTCTAGCAGCTGACACCACTGTGATGCAGTCTATTGATTTAATGGCATTTGCTAGCAGCAACAACCACGACTCTACAGTCACTCTTCAGTGTAAAATCGGAGGATTTACTCCATCACATGTCTCTGTGCACTGGCTCATAGGGAGTAGAAAGGAAAATGGACAAACTATGTTTGTTTGGGAAGAAGGCGAAGAAAAGTCTGTGAAAACTCATAATTATATAACAGTATCGACTGAGGAGTGGAGGACAGGAGGAGCGTGTACCTGTGTTGTGAATCTCGGTGGAAGGATGTTTAACAAAACTCTGCATTATTATGGTAAATAACTTATCATAATATATCCTCATCAAGATAGCAAATCAAATATGTTATTATAAGTTGGTTTTCTTGACTGATCTTATTCTTAAATTTGGAtgttttgtccatttttttgattcttttctcacaatacttttcattttatttttttctcagatataCAGGACACTTGTTATCCATTCATCAGAGTACCTAGAATTTTTGCATTTGTCGCTGCTCTACTCTTTTTCATGACCTTGTTCATTTTAGGAGGACGCTTGTAAACCACAGACATTTTGTATTTGATCCTATGACCTGAAAACATCAACCAAAAGTTGATttgttacaaataaatgtaaatgtgcatAATATCTaagtaaatatgtatgtatgtgtatatgtaataCAGTTGAAGTCCGAATCTGCaaggtgttttttatttagtactgacctgaataagatatttgacataaaagagaagaaaaatgaccctgttcaaaagtttacatacacttgattcttaatactgtgttgttacttgaataatccacagctgtgtgtgtgtgtgtgtgtgtgtgtgtgttttttttttttttttttttttttttgctgctgtttGTGAGTCCTTtgtttcaggtcccacaaattctgtgttttttcagcatttttgtgtatttgaaccttttccaacaatgactgtgtgattttgagaaccatcttttcacactgaggacaactgagggactcatatgcaactattacagaaggttcaaatgctccaaaaggaaaaacaatgcattaagagctggtgAGAgctggggtgaaaacttttggaatttgaagatcagggtaaatttaacttattttgtcttctggaaaacatgcacatatcttctgtagcttctgaagctatatatatatataaaagtatatatccaaaagttttcacccctgtctcttaatgtattgtttttccttctgaagcatcactgagcgtttgaaccttctgtaaatgatttaaaaaaaaaaaaaaaatcatcaagtggatcattcaggtaacaacacagtattaataatcgagtgtctgtaaacttttaaacagggtaatATGAAATCTGTTGGTTAATATGAAAACTAAGCAGACAGATTTGatcacatttacaaaaatgtttcactGTAATAAATTAACCTATGACCTTATTGCTGTTGTGATTAATGTTAGAGgcaggggcgtcgctagggctaatcattcgaGGCTCGAGCCCCAaaagtttttactccagccccgaatgttttttttttttttttttttttttttttttttttgtatgaccctatgatttccacggaatttgacaaagtttgaatgatttaatcaaaagttggtcataaacttaaatcaagtcgcgatatggactggtatctgtaaatattatgccacaaaagactatttaaatatgaatcctgcatgttcttcgtgtctttttatgaatgaacggcgcGGATGCGCGAGTTCGTTTTCTATACGTGTAATACTGACACgcgcagtgatttcagcgtcttacgtttcactaaatgagggcgtaaatacattaacaacatctccagaactgctctgagagtcacttcatgagcatttcactgtttcatttgagtaaaacaagcgtcaaatatatacacagaaatttaaaagTATTCACGGCAagtcggcaacccgtcaaaataaaagttcggtttaactttattaatcattcagtataatgtacgtgctacgtactactactactattaattaataaaaatgtatatatttttttaacacaatatttcttccatgttttacattttaattgtaaatagtttaataattgtcattaaaagatcaattaaatcaatatttt of the Labeo rohita strain BAU-BD-2019 chromosome 19, IGBB_LRoh.1.0, whole genome shotgun sequence genome contains:
- the LOC127181725 gene encoding immunoglobulin heavy constant alpha 2 isoform X3, which encodes MYYCIATDREHMYLGNGTAVTVQAADTTVMQSIDLMAFASSNNHDSTVTLQCKIGGFTPSHVSVHWLIGSRKENGQTMFVWEEGEEKSVKTHNYITVSTEEWRTGGACTCVVNLGGRMFNKTLHYYGTER
- the LOC127181725 gene encoding uncharacterized protein LOC127181725 isoform X2 is translated as MYYCIATDREHMYLGNGTAVTVQADTTVMQSIDLMAFASSNNHDSTVTLQCKIGGFTPSHVSVHWLIGSRKENGQTMFVWEEGEEKSVKTHNYITVSTEEWRTGGACTCVVNLGGRMFNKTLHYYDIQDTCYPFIRVPRIFAFVAALLFFMTLFILGGRL
- the LOC127181725 gene encoding uncharacterized protein LOC127181725 isoform X1 produces the protein MYYCIATDREHMYLGNGTAVTVQAADTTVMQSIDLMAFASSNNHDSTVTLQCKIGGFTPSHVSVHWLIGSRKENGQTMFVWEEGEEKSVKTHNYITVSTEEWRTGGACTCVVNLGGRMFNKTLHYYDIQDTCYPFIRVPRIFAFVAALLFFMTLFILGGRL